Proteins encoded by one window of Actinocorallia herbida:
- a CDS encoding AzlC family ABC transporter permease yields MFDARTRGGARDLAGAAADTASVGLSLFPLGLSLGVLVVHTGLEWWWATVFSAVVYAGSLEFLLLGLVAAATPLAQIAVTAFLVNFRHVFYALSFPLHKVRRGARPYAMFALTDEAYALTAGDRAASWSGARIVWMQVLLQVYWVAGATLGAVGGALLPVTLHGLEFALTALFVVLALDAWQARRELPVPLLAAASYAIAALVTPGQLLLTAMALFTGGLLLRHVMTGSVDVREADEEPSALEKAAPVPVGAER; encoded by the coding sequence ATGTTCGATGCAAGGACCAGGGGCGGCGCGCGGGATCTCGCGGGGGCCGCGGCCGACACCGCCTCGGTCGGGTTGAGCCTCTTCCCGCTCGGGTTGAGCCTCGGGGTGCTCGTGGTGCACACGGGGCTGGAGTGGTGGTGGGCGACGGTGTTCTCCGCCGTGGTCTACGCGGGCTCGCTGGAGTTCCTGCTCCTCGGCCTGGTCGCGGCGGCCACCCCGCTCGCCCAGATCGCGGTGACCGCCTTCCTGGTGAACTTCCGGCACGTCTTCTACGCGCTGTCCTTCCCGCTGCACAAGGTCCGCCGGGGCGCCCGCCCCTACGCCATGTTCGCGCTCACCGACGAGGCCTACGCGCTGACGGCAGGGGACCGCGCCGCGTCCTGGAGCGGCGCCCGGATCGTGTGGATGCAGGTGCTCCTCCAGGTCTACTGGGTCGCCGGCGCCACCCTCGGCGCGGTCGGCGGGGCGCTTCTCCCGGTCACCTTGCACGGGCTGGAATTCGCGCTCACCGCCCTGTTCGTGGTGCTCGCCCTGGACGCCTGGCAGGCCAGGCGCGAGCTGCCCGTCCCGCTGCTGGCCGCGGCGAGCTACGCGATCGCCGCGCTGGTCACCCCCGGGCAGCTCCTCCTGACCGCGATGGCCCTGTTCACCGGGGGCCTGCTGCTCCGGCACGTCATGACCGGGTCCGTTGACGTTCGGGAAGCCGACGAGGAGCCTTCGGCGCTGGAGAAGGCCGCGCCCGTGCCCGTCGGGGCCGAAAGGTAA
- a CDS encoding Lrp/AsnC family transcriptional regulator: MRTSITLDGVDREILFQLSRDGKMSNVELARRVGLTPPPCLRRVKRLEDAGVITGYRAEIAPEALDRALEVVLSVDIAVNNLQTVEEFEADVSSHEEVLEFRRMFGRPDYYIRVAVSDQVAYERFLTQKIMPLPAVSRVDSHLTMKRIKG; this comes from the coding sequence GTGCGCACTTCTATAACCCTTGATGGCGTCGATCGTGAAATATTGTTCCAACTGAGCCGAGACGGCAAGATGTCGAACGTGGAGCTGGCCCGCCGCGTCGGGCTGACTCCCCCGCCGTGCCTGCGCAGGGTGAAGCGCCTGGAGGACGCGGGCGTGATCACCGGCTACCGGGCGGAGATCGCCCCCGAGGCGCTGGACCGCGCGCTCGAGGTGGTCCTGTCGGTGGACATCGCGGTCAACAACCTCCAGACCGTGGAGGAGTTCGAGGCCGACGTCTCCTCCCACGAGGAGGTCCTGGAGTTCCGCCGCATGTTCGGCCGCCCCGACTACTACATCCGCGTCGCGGTCTCCGACCAGGTCGCCTACGAGCGCTTCCTCACCCAGAAGATCATGCCGCTGCCCGCGGTCTCCCGCGTCGACTCCCACCTGACCATGAAGCGCATCAAGGGCTGA
- a CDS encoding phytanoyl-CoA dioxygenase family protein has product MEPVVFSAADLTGNLDAVEARYRTDGFVVLRGLYSEETLRTLEDDCVRAQADVVAGRLPPRYGSTAFLDDESKAGAFANYVEYVNELSPAVLEAVTAPALVAVLHRLLGEGCWLNDAHRFGVVYQDARPGRESGYSRIGWHADWQAAPNLAIWPATAFTIHVDETSPANGFLRVVPGSHLWQTPAPSNVPLPESSVPAAGHTSAPAPFPMPLGFEKVPGEIAVYCDRGDLLLHDAYLWHSAARASVDGTTRRHVRGGYNTGDKAADGSREVFVKNAAR; this is encoded by the coding sequence ATGGAACCCGTCGTGTTCTCCGCCGCCGACCTCACCGGAAACCTCGACGCCGTCGAGGCCCGCTACCGCACGGACGGCTTCGTCGTCCTGCGCGGACTGTACTCCGAGGAGACCCTCCGGACACTGGAAGACGACTGCGTGCGCGCCCAGGCCGACGTCGTCGCCGGGAGACTGCCTCCCCGGTACGGCTCCACGGCCTTCCTCGATGACGAAAGCAAAGCCGGGGCCTTCGCGAATTACGTCGAATACGTCAACGAGCTGTCCCCGGCGGTGCTGGAGGCGGTGACCGCGCCCGCACTCGTGGCGGTCCTGCACAGGCTGCTCGGCGAGGGCTGCTGGCTGAACGACGCGCACCGCTTCGGCGTGGTCTACCAGGACGCCCGGCCCGGCCGGGAGTCCGGCTACTCCAGGATCGGCTGGCACGCCGACTGGCAGGCCGCCCCCAACCTCGCCATCTGGCCCGCGACGGCCTTCACGATCCACGTCGACGAGACGAGCCCCGCCAACGGCTTCCTGCGCGTCGTGCCCGGCAGCCACCTGTGGCAGACCCCCGCCCCCAGCAACGTCCCCCTGCCCGAGTCGTCCGTGCCCGCCGCGGGCCACACCTCGGCCCCCGCCCCGTTCCCCATGCCCCTGGGCTTCGAGAAGGTGCCCGGCGAGATCGCCGTCTACTGCGACCGCGGCGACCTCCTCCTCCACGACGCCTACCTCTGGCACTCCGCCGCCCGCGCCTCCGTCGACGGCACGACCCGGCGCCACGTCCGCGGCGGCTACAACACCGGTGACAAGGCCGCCGACGGCTCCCGCGAGGTCTTCGTCAAGAACGCCGCACGCTGA
- a CDS encoding AMP-binding protein — translation MPSFNLADLFEIVADAVPDNLALVAGDARLTYAELDARANKAAAALAAGGVGPGDRVAILSYNRAEWLEAQIAAFKLRAGTVNVNYRYTAGELAHVIADSGAKALVGERSLVARLNGVRGTLPDLTHVLLLEDGSDTEVPDARSYEEDVAAASPDRVAIERSGDDLFMLYTGGTTGLPKGVVWRAEDMFFTAMGGGRMIGDPITRPEEAAEVAAAGGLTIMVNAPLMHAAGVWICWAALTGGSKLVIWSGRSFDTAAVLGVAQAEGAQVMSLVGDAMARPVADLLTADPKAFDLSSLLVLACGGSATSPDVKARLNAALPNLMTILDAMGGSETGVAAAGIEPDEFGNARFAPREGMAVLDENLKPITPGSDDIGVFARKGRIPIGYWNDPVKTAATFVTDADGVRWSLQGDMARVDAEGNMVLLGRGSTVVNTGGEKVYAEEVETAVKAHPAVYDALVVGVPDERFGQRVAVVVSTSGEVTAEELRDHCRTTLAGYKVPRDVHFVPEVQRTPTGKADYKWAKATALEAG, via the coding sequence ATGCCGTCCTTCAACCTCGCCGACCTCTTCGAGATCGTCGCGGACGCGGTACCCGACAACCTCGCGCTCGTCGCCGGAGACGCGCGCCTCACCTACGCGGAGCTCGACGCCCGCGCCAACAAGGCCGCCGCCGCACTGGCCGCCGGAGGCGTGGGCCCGGGAGACAGGGTCGCGATCCTGTCCTACAACCGGGCCGAGTGGCTTGAGGCGCAGATCGCCGCCTTCAAGCTCCGCGCGGGCACCGTCAACGTGAACTACCGCTACACCGCGGGCGAACTCGCCCACGTCATCGCCGATTCCGGCGCCAAGGCCCTCGTCGGCGAGCGCTCGCTCGTCGCGCGGCTGAACGGCGTCCGCGGCACGCTGCCGGACCTCACCCACGTCCTCCTCCTGGAGGACGGGTCCGACACCGAGGTCCCGGACGCGCGGAGCTACGAGGAGGACGTCGCCGCCGCCTCCCCCGATCGCGTGGCGATCGAGCGGTCCGGCGACGACCTGTTCATGCTCTACACCGGAGGCACGACGGGCCTGCCCAAGGGCGTCGTGTGGCGCGCCGAGGACATGTTCTTCACCGCCATGGGCGGCGGCCGGATGATCGGCGACCCGATCACCCGGCCCGAGGAGGCCGCCGAGGTCGCCGCGGCGGGCGGGCTGACGATCATGGTCAACGCGCCGCTCATGCACGCCGCCGGCGTGTGGATCTGCTGGGCCGCCCTCACCGGCGGCTCCAAGCTGGTGATCTGGTCCGGGCGCAGCTTCGACACCGCGGCGGTGCTGGGCGTCGCGCAGGCCGAGGGCGCGCAGGTCATGTCGCTCGTCGGCGACGCGATGGCCAGGCCCGTGGCCGACCTGCTCACCGCCGACCCCAAGGCGTTCGACCTGTCGTCCCTGCTGGTCCTGGCGTGCGGCGGCTCGGCGACGTCCCCGGACGTCAAGGCCCGGCTGAACGCCGCGCTGCCGAACCTCATGACGATCCTCGACGCGATGGGCGGTTCGGAGACCGGCGTCGCGGCCGCGGGCATCGAGCCGGACGAGTTCGGCAACGCCAGGTTCGCCCCCCGCGAGGGCATGGCCGTCCTGGACGAGAACCTCAAGCCGATCACTCCCGGTTCGGACGACATCGGAGTCTTCGCCCGCAAGGGCCGGATCCCGATCGGCTACTGGAACGACCCTGTGAAGACCGCGGCCACGTTCGTGACCGACGCCGACGGCGTCCGCTGGTCCCTCCAGGGCGACATGGCCAGGGTCGACGCCGAGGGCAACATGGTCCTGCTCGGCCGAGGCTCCACGGTGGTCAACACCGGCGGCGAGAAGGTCTACGCCGAGGAGGTCGAGACCGCCGTCAAGGCGCACCCGGCCGTGTACGACGCGCTCGTGGTGGGCGTCCCGGACGAGCGGTTCGGCCAGCGGGTCGCCGTGGTGGTCTCCACGAGCGGCGAGGTGACGGCCGAGGAGCTGCGGGACCACTGCCGCACGACCCTCGCCGGGTACAAGGTGCCGCGCGATGTCCACTTCGTCCCGGAGGTGCAGCGTACGCCGACGGGCAAGGCCGACTACAAGTGGGCGAAGGCGACGGCGCTGGAAGCCGGGTAA
- a CDS encoding DUF1266 domain-containing protein yields the protein MEQLDDLRLWWLALSAIQVEWGGGGHDALRMDDGSPEAYRRALNDNWGITSAAGLQDMARWLTTSGHAREYERHLGRAPFAWDAARLVFLVRAAHAAGLLPDEDAVWDLCERLTVPVLCRYSSWHDYAEDFLAARRIWVGDGLHDAEQSARQEEFARAAARLLDPANAASPWRRVPFDAPAPYLVVRRPGSASAPVAQAVEAPPEDRNAALRRGFEVPLR from the coding sequence GTGGAGCAGTTGGACGACCTGCGGCTGTGGTGGCTGGCACTGTCGGCGATCCAGGTGGAGTGGGGCGGCGGCGGGCATGACGCCCTGCGGATGGACGACGGCTCTCCCGAGGCCTACCGCAGGGCGCTGAACGACAACTGGGGGATCACCTCGGCCGCCGGGCTGCAGGACATGGCCCGGTGGCTGACCACCTCCGGGCACGCGCGCGAGTACGAGCGCCATCTGGGCCGCGCCCCGTTCGCCTGGGACGCGGCCCGGCTGGTGTTCCTGGTCCGGGCCGCGCACGCCGCGGGGCTGCTTCCCGACGAGGACGCGGTCTGGGATCTGTGCGAGCGGCTGACCGTCCCGGTGCTGTGCCGGTACTCCTCCTGGCACGACTACGCCGAGGACTTCCTGGCCGCCCGCCGGATCTGGGTGGGCGACGGGCTGCACGACGCCGAGCAGAGCGCCCGGCAGGAGGAGTTCGCGCGGGCCGCCGCGCGGCTGCTCGATCCGGCCAACGCCGCGAGTCCCTGGCGGCGGGTACCCTTCGACGCCCCGGCCCCCTACCTGGTGGTGCGCAGGCCGGGATCGGCCTCCGCGCCCGTGGCCCAGGCCGTCGAGGCCCCTCCGGAAGACCGCAACGCGGCGCTGCGCCGGGGGTTCGAGGTGCCCCTGCGCTGA
- a CDS encoding TetR/AcrR family transcriptional regulator yields MNEGLRARKKQETRRALGEAALRLALEHGPENVRVEDIATAAGVSTRTYNNYFGSREAAICAHGVERAASLADALRARPQDEPLAEACVNAVLAHFRGQEDPNWRAMLMIFSNPALQVEFQRHCGPASGPLVEAIAERCAADPAADLFPALLTETLNTAARVATVHWLRAKGDRSFHDVLREALERVAPVAAAFEQSHR; encoded by the coding sequence GTGAACGAGGGGCTACGCGCACGCAAGAAGCAGGAGACCCGGCGCGCGCTCGGCGAGGCCGCGCTGCGGCTCGCCCTGGAACACGGCCCGGAGAACGTCCGGGTCGAGGACATCGCCACCGCGGCGGGCGTCTCCACACGCACCTACAACAACTACTTCGGCAGCCGTGAGGCGGCGATCTGCGCGCACGGCGTCGAACGGGCGGCCTCGCTCGCCGACGCACTGCGGGCCCGTCCGCAGGACGAGCCCCTGGCCGAGGCCTGCGTCAACGCCGTCCTCGCCCACTTCCGGGGCCAGGAGGACCCCAACTGGCGGGCGATGCTGATGATCTTCTCCAACCCGGCGCTCCAGGTGGAGTTCCAGCGCCACTGCGGACCCGCGTCCGGGCCGCTCGTCGAGGCCATCGCCGAGCGCTGCGCGGCCGACCCGGCGGCGGATCTCTTCCCGGCGCTGCTCACCGAGACCCTGAACACCGCGGCCCGGGTGGCGACCGTGCACTGGCTGCGCGCCAAGGGCGACCGGAGCTTCCATGACGTCCTGCGCGAGGCGCTCGAGCGGGTCGCCCCCGTCGCGGCGGCCTTCGAGCAGTCGCACCGCTGA
- a CDS encoding ABC transporter ATP-binding protein, producing MLIRLVTATLRPYRRDLVVLVALQFLATLGMLYLPTLNADIIDKGVVVGDTGFIMRAGGIMLAVSVAQLACSTGAVFFASRTAATLGRDLRAGLFRRVQDFSAREVGQFGTPSLITRTTNDVQQVQMLVLMALTMAVAAPIMAVGSIFMALRQDVPLSLLLLLILPLLGGVLTWAVTRMVPLFQSIQGKLDDLNQILREQITGVRVVRAFVREKQETERFAKSNDVLLDVSQQAGYFMGTLFPLIMAVVNVASVAVLWFGGHRIAGGGMEVGALTAFLSYLMQTLMSVMMAMFMFMMAPRASVCAGRIDEVLDTRSSVVPPVSPISETPLRGTVDLRDVDFGYPGAEEPVLRGVNLSARPGETVAIIGSTGSGKTTLLNLIPRLFDATGGTVELDGVDVRELDPARLAKIVGIVPQRPYLFSGTIASNLRYGNPDATDEELWHALEIAQAKDFVERMPEGLQTPVAQGGTTVSGGQRQRLAIARALVHKPEVFLFDDSFSALDYTTDARLRAALAAETTDATVIIVAQRVSTIRHADRIVVLDHGRVVGVGAHADLMAGNETYREIVLSQLTEQEAA from the coding sequence TTGCTGATCCGACTCGTCACCGCGACACTGCGGCCCTACCGGCGCGACCTCGTCGTGCTGGTGGCGCTCCAGTTCCTCGCCACTCTCGGCATGCTCTACCTGCCGACGCTCAATGCCGACATCATCGACAAGGGCGTCGTCGTCGGCGACACCGGCTTCATCATGCGGGCCGGCGGCATCATGCTCGCGGTGTCCGTCGCGCAGCTCGCCTGCTCGACCGGCGCCGTCTTCTTCGCCTCCCGGACGGCCGCCACCCTCGGCCGCGACCTGCGCGCCGGGCTGTTCCGCCGCGTCCAGGACTTCTCCGCGCGCGAGGTCGGCCAGTTCGGCACGCCGTCGCTCATCACCCGCACGACCAACGACGTCCAGCAGGTGCAGATGCTGGTCCTCATGGCGCTGACCATGGCGGTGGCCGCGCCGATCATGGCGGTCGGCAGCATCTTCATGGCGCTGCGCCAGGACGTCCCGCTGTCGCTGCTGCTGCTCCTGATCCTGCCGCTGCTCGGCGGGGTGCTCACCTGGGCGGTGACCCGGATGGTCCCGCTGTTCCAGAGCATCCAGGGCAAGCTCGACGATCTCAACCAGATCCTGCGCGAGCAGATCACCGGGGTCCGGGTCGTCCGGGCGTTCGTCCGCGAGAAGCAGGAGACCGAGCGGTTCGCCAAGTCCAACGACGTGCTCCTCGACGTCTCCCAGCAGGCCGGGTACTTCATGGGCACCCTGTTCCCGCTGATCATGGCCGTGGTGAACGTCGCGAGCGTCGCCGTCCTGTGGTTCGGCGGGCACCGGATCGCCGGCGGCGGCATGGAGGTCGGGGCGCTGACCGCGTTCCTGTCCTACCTGATGCAGACCCTCATGTCGGTCATGATGGCGATGTTCATGTTCATGATGGCGCCGCGCGCCTCGGTCTGCGCCGGCCGCATCGACGAGGTCCTGGACACCCGCTCCAGCGTCGTCCCGCCGGTCTCCCCCATCTCCGAGACCCCGCTGCGCGGCACCGTCGACCTGCGCGACGTCGACTTCGGGTACCCCGGCGCCGAGGAACCCGTCCTGCGCGGGGTGAACCTCAGCGCGCGGCCCGGCGAGACGGTGGCGATCATCGGCTCGACGGGCAGCGGGAAGACCACGCTGCTCAACCTCATCCCCCGGCTGTTCGACGCGACCGGCGGCACGGTCGAGCTGGACGGCGTCGACGTGCGGGAACTCGACCCGGCGCGGCTCGCCAAGATCGTCGGAATCGTCCCGCAGCGTCCGTACCTGTTCTCCGGGACGATCGCGTCCAACCTGCGGTACGGCAACCCCGACGCCACCGACGAGGAGCTCTGGCACGCGCTGGAGATCGCGCAGGCCAAGGACTTCGTCGAGCGCATGCCCGAGGGCCTCCAGACCCCGGTCGCGCAGGGCGGCACCACCGTCTCCGGCGGCCAGCGCCAGCGCCTCGCGATCGCCCGCGCGCTGGTCCACAAGCCCGAGGTGTTCCTCTTCGACGACTCCTTCTCCGCCCTGGACTACACCACCGACGCCCGGCTGCGGGCGGCGCTCGCCGCGGAGACCACCGACGCCACGGTGATCATCGTCGCGCAGCGCGTCAGCACCATCCGGCACGCCGACCGGATCGTGGTCCTCGACCACGGCCGGGTCGTCGGCGTCGGCGCCCACGCCGACCTGATGGCCGGCAACGAGACCTACCGGGAGATCGTGCTCTCCCAGCTCACCGAGCAGGAGGCGGCATGA
- a CDS encoding ABC transporter ATP-binding protein, producing MTEENKPAPAAPRHGPAAWMAGPSLEKSSDFAGSAKRLLRDMRPERALIIIGSLLGAVSVILTVLGPRVLGEATDLIFDGAVSAKLPAGLSKAEAVEQLRASGQGTFADMVAAMDVVPGTGIDFGAVGRVLLGVLAIYLVAAALGVTQGRVTAAIVQRSMHRLRARVQEKLARLPLSYFDRNQRGEVLSRVTNDIDNLSQTLQQTLSMALNSILTIVGVLAMMLWISPLLALIALVTVPLTVFVTAKIGARSKPQFIQQWASTGKLNAHIEEMYGGHTLVAAFGRKEEAAETFTEHNESLHKASFRAQFISGLIQPATMLIGNINYVLVAVIGGLRVANGSLSLGDVQAFIQYSRQFTQPLTQVASMANLLQSGIASAERVYELLDAEEQSAEPKASPIVADPRGRVAFEDVSFAYSPDKPLIEHLSLTVEPGQTVAIVGPTGAGKTTLVNLLMRFYDVTDGKITLDGVNIAEMDRGDLRARTGMVLQDAWVFGGTIAENIGYGDVTASREKIVEAAKTTQVDHFVRTLPEGYDTVLDDEGGTVSAGEKQLLTIARAFLAEPAILILDEATSSVDTRTEVLIQRAMRNLRQGRTSFVIAHRLSTIRDADLILVMEEGSIVEQGTHEELIASDGAYQRLYAAQFAEALT from the coding sequence ATGACCGAGGAGAACAAGCCGGCGCCGGCCGCGCCGCGGCACGGGCCGGCCGCCTGGATGGCGGGCCCGTCGCTCGAGAAGTCCTCGGACTTCGCCGGGTCGGCCAAGCGGCTGCTGCGCGACATGCGCCCCGAGCGGGCGCTCATCATCATCGGCTCGCTGCTCGGCGCGGTCAGCGTCATCCTCACCGTGCTCGGTCCGCGGGTGCTCGGCGAGGCCACCGACCTGATCTTCGACGGGGCGGTCTCGGCGAAGCTCCCGGCCGGGCTGTCCAAGGCCGAGGCCGTGGAGCAGTTGCGCGCCTCCGGCCAGGGCACGTTCGCCGACATGGTCGCCGCGATGGACGTCGTGCCGGGCACCGGCATCGACTTCGGGGCCGTCGGCAGGGTGCTGCTCGGCGTCCTGGCGATCTACCTGGTCGCCGCGGCCCTCGGCGTCACCCAGGGGCGCGTCACCGCGGCGATCGTGCAGCGCTCGATGCACCGGCTGCGCGCCCGCGTCCAGGAGAAGCTGGCGCGGCTGCCGCTCAGCTACTTCGACCGCAACCAGCGGGGCGAGGTGCTGAGCCGGGTCACCAACGACATCGACAACCTCTCCCAGACGCTCCAGCAGACCCTCAGCATGGCGCTGAACTCGATCCTCACCATCGTCGGCGTGCTGGCGATGATGCTGTGGATCTCGCCGCTGCTCGCGCTGATCGCCCTGGTCACCGTGCCGCTGACGGTGTTCGTCACGGCCAAGATCGGCGCCCGGTCCAAGCCGCAGTTCATCCAGCAGTGGGCCAGCACCGGCAAGCTCAACGCGCACATCGAGGAGATGTACGGCGGGCACACCCTCGTCGCGGCGTTCGGCCGCAAGGAGGAGGCCGCGGAGACGTTCACCGAGCACAACGAGAGCCTCCACAAGGCGTCCTTCAGGGCCCAGTTCATCTCCGGGCTCATCCAGCCCGCGACGATGCTGATCGGCAACATCAACTACGTGCTCGTCGCCGTCATCGGCGGCCTGCGCGTGGCGAACGGCTCGCTGTCGCTCGGCGACGTCCAGGCGTTCATCCAGTACTCGCGGCAGTTCACCCAGCCGCTCACCCAGGTGGCGAGCATGGCGAACCTGCTCCAGTCCGGCATCGCCTCGGCCGAGCGGGTGTACGAGCTGCTCGACGCCGAGGAGCAGAGCGCCGAGCCGAAGGCGTCCCCCATCGTCGCCGACCCGCGCGGCAGGGTGGCGTTCGAGGACGTCTCGTTCGCCTATTCCCCCGACAAGCCGCTCATCGAGCATCTGTCGCTCACCGTCGAGCCCGGCCAGACCGTCGCGATCGTCGGTCCGACGGGCGCGGGCAAGACGACGCTGGTCAACCTGCTCATGCGGTTCTACGACGTCACCGACGGCAAGATCACCCTCGACGGGGTGAACATCGCCGAGATGGACCGCGGCGACCTGCGCGCCCGCACCGGCATGGTGCTCCAGGACGCGTGGGTGTTCGGCGGGACCATCGCGGAGAACATCGGGTACGGCGACGTCACCGCGTCCCGCGAGAAGATCGTCGAGGCGGCGAAGACCACCCAGGTCGACCACTTCGTGCGGACCCTCCCCGAGGGCTACGACACGGTCCTGGACGACGAGGGCGGCACCGTCAGCGCCGGCGAGAAGCAGCTGCTGACGATCGCCCGCGCGTTCCTGGCCGAACCGGCGATCCTCATCCTGGACGAGGCGACCAGTTCGGTCGACACCCGCACGGAGGTGCTCATCCAGCGCGCGATGCGCAACCTCCGCCAAGGCCGCACCAGCTTCGTCATCGCCCACCGGCTGTCCACGATCCGCGACGCCGACCTCATCCTCGTCATGGAAGAGGGCTCGATCGTCGAGCAGGGCACCCACGAGGAGCTGATCGCCTCGGACGGCGCCTACCAGCGCCTGTACGCGGCCCAGTTCGCCGAGGCGCTGACCTGA
- a CDS encoding aldo/keto reductase, which translates to MDYVQLGRTGLKVSRIVLGTMNFGPETNEAESHKIMDAALDAGVNFFDTANVYGWAENRGRTEEIIGTWFANGGGRRDKTVLATKVYGNMGPSGNPWPNDDKLSALNIRRACDASLKRLQTDHIDLYQFHHVDRDTPWDEIWQAMDVLVQQGKVLYVGSSNFPGWSIARANETAARRGSLGLVSEQCHYNLIERRAEMEVIPAAEAYGLGVIPWSPLAGGLLGGVLRKQREGGGSRSQTGRSATYLENDRRRAKIEKYEDLCAARDLEPGEVGLAWLLTRPGVTGPIVGPRTIDQLESGLRAEALTLDADLLTELDTLFPGPGPSPEAFAW; encoded by the coding sequence ATGGACTACGTACAACTGGGACGTACGGGGCTCAAGGTCAGCCGGATCGTCCTCGGGACCATGAACTTCGGGCCCGAGACGAACGAGGCCGAGAGCCACAAGATCATGGACGCCGCGCTCGACGCGGGCGTCAACTTCTTCGACACGGCCAACGTGTACGGCTGGGCGGAGAACCGGGGGCGGACCGAGGAGATCATCGGCACCTGGTTCGCCAACGGCGGCGGACGGCGCGACAAGACCGTGCTCGCGACCAAGGTCTACGGCAACATGGGCCCGAGCGGGAACCCGTGGCCCAACGACGACAAGCTGTCGGCGCTGAACATCCGCCGCGCCTGCGACGCCTCCCTGAAGCGCCTCCAGACCGACCACATCGACCTCTACCAGTTCCACCACGTCGACCGGGACACGCCCTGGGACGAGATCTGGCAGGCCATGGACGTCCTCGTCCAGCAGGGCAAGGTCCTCTACGTCGGGTCCTCGAACTTCCCCGGCTGGTCTATCGCCCGCGCCAACGAGACCGCCGCCCGCCGAGGCTCCCTCGGCCTGGTCAGCGAGCAGTGCCACTACAACCTGATCGAACGCCGTGCGGAGATGGAGGTCATCCCCGCCGCCGAAGCCTACGGCCTGGGCGTCATCCCCTGGTCCCCGCTCGCTGGCGGCCTGCTCGGCGGCGTCCTGCGCAAGCAGCGCGAAGGCGGCGGCAGCCGGTCCCAGACCGGCCGCAGCGCCACCTACCTCGAGAACGACCGCAGGCGCGCCAAGATCGAGAAGTACGAGGACCTGTGCGCCGCCCGTGACCTGGAGCCCGGTGAAGTGGGCCTCGCCTGGCTCCTCACCCGCCCCGGCGTGACCGGCCCGATCGTCGGCCCCCGCACCATCGACCAACTCGAATCCGGCCTCCGCGCCGAGGCCCTGACCCTCGACGCCGACCTCCTCACCGAGCTCGACACCCTCTTCCCCGGCCCTGGCCCCAGCCCGGAAGCCTTCGCCTGGTAG